The stretch of DNA ATTAACTCCCCAAGATTAACAGTTAACACAAAATTGGATGAGTTGGTGTCGTGTACCAAATAAAATTCGACATTAGCATCATCATCCACGATGTCCCAAATTTGTCGATGATTTACATTCTCAACTATTTTCTAATGTTTCCCTCTCAATAAATCATCGAGATAAAACACTTGCTTTGCTCTACTAGCAAGTATGTATGGGTCATCTTTATACCATTCACCACTAACATTAATACTAGTGATAAGGTTCTCGACGATTGTTTTCTTCTGTCTTGGATCTGTATTATACCACTTGCACTAAAATAATGTGACAGAGTAAACACCAGTGGTTAACTTTAGTACTTCAGTAAGTGTGCCGTAATAATTAAAACATTTTGTTCCCGCCACAAACACTCCACTATTTTGCTTGCTCCTCTTCTCATCTTGTTTGCTAGCCATAAATCGAACTCCATCCACAATACAACCTTCATATAGTAAGTACCTAAGTGATCAGACCCGGATGCTAAAGCTAGCAACTATTCGTCATTCTCTAATGATCCAAACTTGTGCAAgtcatatatctataaaaatcaaTACCTCATTAGAGAATGACAAACACCACTTaagataataaatatttactacACATCTATATTCACCTTCTTGTGAAACCAcggacaaaaatattttttgtgtaAAACATTTTGATCTCCATTCGAGTAATTTTGTCAAATCACTTCCAAGTGTTCACTGTAAAATCGAAAGATTTGAATTGATTGATTGAAATTTTaggtgaaaaaaaaagaaaaaaattaataaaaaaagaaactcACTCTAAGTAAGCTTGAATTTTAGGTGAATTGTTGAATATATACCACTCTACTTATTCACGAGATGCGCGATCAAGAGGCCGGAGATTGGCTTTTGTAATGGGTCGACATTGAGATTGAAACACAAAAAGCTTTCGTGGGACAACCTTGCGATCAAGACGGTTAAACCTTGTTTCAACCCCCTTGAAATACATTGAACAAAATGTCAAAGCCTCATCAACAACGTAACTTTCGGTTATCGACCTTTCAGGACGTGCTTTATTTCTTACGtagttcttcaatttttttatgtacctttcaaatggatacatccacCTCATAAAAATAGGTCCACCCAAAATTACTTCTTCAGGCAAATGAAGTACCAAATGAATCATTATGTCAAAATATACTGGAAGAAATATGGACTCCATTTTACAGAAGATTAAAATAAAGTCTTGTTGAGCAACCTCCGTGTCTTTAACATTTATAGTCCTTGAACAAATTTGCATGAAAAAGTTGAACAGTTCAGAAATGGTGGTCAATATAGGCTTCGGGAGAAACTTGCGAACACCAATAGAAAGTAATCGTTGCATTATTACATGGCAGTCGTGTGACTTCAATCCGATGacatttgtaaaatttttgtttactttctttttcaaattcgAACAAAAGTCATCAGGAAATTTCACATCtttaataaatttacaaaattggAGCCTATCATCAAGTTTAAGAACGTAAGGTGCATGAGGTTTCAACAGCTTCCCCCTCTCATCTtcataaatccataaccattctcTGACTCCTAACTTCTTCAAATCGTGTATTGCATTGGTAGTGTCCTTGGATTTATCATTGTCCAAGATTGTTCCTAATAAACTATCACAAACATTCTTCTCAACTTGCATGACATCAATATTGTGTTTAAGAATGTTTGAACACCAATAGTCAAGCTTGTAAAGATGCTTTTTTTTCCtccaattttgattttttgcaACTCGCCTACGCTTCATAACACCAAATAGCTCACGATTTCCCGGGAGATGGGGCGGGAGTTTATTTACTTGTTCTAATACTTCCTCACAAGTAAAACGCCTTGGAGGAGGTCTTCTCTCAATTTGTCCGTCGAATTGAGTATCCCTTCTCATTCGATGGTTATTTGGCAAAAATCTTCTATGACCTATGTAAGATGTCTTACCAATTACTCGAATGGAACGGTATCTTCATTACAAGTGGGACAAGCTTTGTATCCCTGACCACTCCAACCAAACAAATAACTACGAGCTGGAAAATCATTAAATGTCCACAGAAGAGCTGCACGTAGCTTGAACACAGTGTTGGTTCAAGTATCTCTCATATCTACTCCGTTAACCCACAACTCCTTCAATTCATCCACCAAGGGTCTTAAAAATACATCTATGTCCATTCTCTGTGATTTTTCTCCAGGAATAAGAATGGTCAACATAAAATTATTATCTTTCATACATAACCAAGGTGGAAGATTATAGTTCGCCAAAACTACAGGCCACATACTATAAGCTTGGCTCATGTTGCCAAATAGATTAAAGTCATcggtagctaaacctagaagaaCATTTCAAGGTTCACTAGCAAAATCAAGATGTTTGGCATCAAAATCCTTCCACGCTGCACCAACCAAAGGGTGTCGCATCACAGCATCATCTTTTGATTTACCAGTGTGGTGCCATGTATTTTGCTGTATGCCTAGAAGTATACAGTCTCTTTAGTCGCAGAGTTAACGGAAAGTAATGCATCACCTTATGAGGCACCTTTTTTGCTCCTTAATTTTCTGAAGTTATCCATCTATTGGTGCCACAAACTTGGCATGAATCTTTATTTGCATGTTCATTGTAAAATAAACATCAATTATGCTTGCACACATGAATTGACTCATACCCCAGCCCTAATTTCTTCAATCTTTTCTTGGCATCATAGTAGTTTGacagaattttattttcctttcGAAAAGCTAATTTTAATAACTTCAATAATTCATCAAATATGTTGTTAGGAATCTTTCTCCTAACTTTCAAATGTAATAACTTtgccaaaaaattaaaaaaaaaattataatcctaTAAAATGCATTTATTACTACATACACTTAAAATCtaaatttttacaaatttatacatttaaaatttttaagcaaaatattatatgtatatataatatatatatatatacattgtttaaaagttatacatttacataaaacacacacatatatatatacatagaacaattcttaatgggtattacccatgaatggttactaaacaaatttaactataaatattaattttaaaaatatcaaaccataaaattttgatttaataacgaataattaaattacaaatgaatatttatgcttaatttaactacttaattaaaaaaagtatcaaaaaatatctctttttacactatatcaaaaatatgttcatgcaaaaatatttaactcaaactcaactttttcttttcatatTCTTCTTGCTAAAAAACgatttttaaaagttttttttaccgatggaacTGCAATCTCAGcctatatgatataaaaatgagatattttttaattagatagaaaaattaagtataaaaatttaaattttctaattttacccattcattagtaatacccattaagagtgcacacatacatataatatatacacataaataaaattatatatttatacagtaccaatcacatatatttacacatacatacatatatatatatataacataccAATTACTAAACATTCAAAGATGGAAAAATAaatctaataataaaaaaaaaacctgttAATTTCTGGCCAAGCTTTTTACTCTTCCCTCGTTTTCACTTTCCATTAGTGTTCCGAGCAGAGTATCTCCCCCAATACTTCAAGCATGGACAAAAAAtaaccatacaaaaaaaaaaaaaaacaaaaatgaaagggagaaatgaaaaaaaaaaaatagtgaaaaaaaCATTACCTGTCAAAGAAAATGGCGGTGGAATGGCGGTTGACGGTGGAGAAATGGGCAGAGGAGGAGGAGGGTCGGGGTGAATTTTGTGGGggaaaaatgaaaaatgtatTCTGAGTTAGGGGTTGGTATTATAGTGTTTTATTACCGGTGAGACCCGCCGGTGTTAATAGGGGTTCCACCGAAAAGAATTTTTGACTAATACCGGTGAAACCCACCTCTAATAATCCGCTAGTATTAGCTATTTCAAATTTTGGGCGGTCAAAATCCCGCCCAAAGTATTAGAGGCGGATTTAATTTACGCCAGTAATACTCTATATCCActggtattaatattattaattaaatatttattttcttaattattaaaaaaatattaccggCGAAATACCTTTTTTGCCGGTAATAACTCCATTTATACCCGCGGTCTGACTCCGCCGGTATTGAACCAAATTCTTGTAGTGTTAAGACTTCTagctatttttccaattttttttaatcttgatTGAATGAtgactttacttttttttttgggctGAAGAATCATGACATGTAATcgaaatatttgatatttacgCAAGTAAATACATTAATTTATCTTGCAAGTGTAAATTGTAATGAATGGAGTAAAGCTGTATATATAATTGCCTAATTGGCTCTTCAAATGGGAAAACCAAACAATATCAAATAAACAAATCAATATTAAAAGTACAGTAGTTAATTAGTTAAGAGAATCAATCTCTTGCTTGAACCTGGGCATGGCTAGCCTCGGAAGAGAGACCAATATCCCAACTCCACCTTTTAAGGAAGGATCAGATTTTGGAGCAGGCAAAAAGGTGCACAAATCTACTGACCCAAAACAGTCCCACGGCAACGATGTCACGTTTTCAACATTCCATCCTGATCCGAACTCATCCGAAACTAACCCCAAATTCCTCCAATCAGTCAATGCCATGAGTGCTCCCGTAGCCTTAATTTTTGGATTATCACGGTTGGCTAGTTTGGTCTCACAAATATCAATAGATTTTCTGATGTAGTTGTTGTCCAAAAcatccttcttcttctcctttatCATATTTACAATTTCAGATAAAGATTTATCTTCTAGTTCTCTGCCAGTGAGTTCCACTGCAGAGGTCAAAAATGCATTCCCGTAATACCCTTCAGGCAAAGGAGGGTCTATGAGCTTTCTCAAACCTGTAGCGAAATACAAACATGTTTTTCCATCATGATTGAGCTCTAAGGCTCTCAGTCTGGCTTTCCAAACAAAGGCTGCAAGTATTTCAAAGGTAGTAACATTACTGGGAGAACCACCACTAATTATCTCATCTTTGAGTCTCTTCATGGTATCACTCTTTAAGTAAAAGATCTCATCTACAATGTCAGAAGAGGGCATGTATGGTGACGTAGCAGGATGACACATGCTGAGCTTGAGAAACTCTTTGATGGGTGTTCCCACAAGTCTCTCTCTTTCCCATACCGGCTTCACTGAGAGCTCTTTGCCTTTGGAAAGCTCAGCCAAGGCCTTGAAGATCTGAGCAGCCCCAAAACCATCGGAGACCATGTGAGATATTCCAAACCCAATGGTAAAACCTCCACAAGAGAATCGAGTGACTTGTAGGACGAAAGGGCAATCGCTTGTAGGAGAAGGGAAGACCAAGTTCTTGGCCATCTCGAAATCAATATCGTCCAAGTAATTAAGCGAGGAAAGACGACAGTTGGCCGTGGCGACCAAATAGGGAACACCAGTAGCGTCGCAAGTGAGTTGAAGCCTTCCATCGTGGTCTAGCCGTTTGAGTCTCCCGGCTAGAGGGTAGTAATAGACGAGAGCATCAGAGACAGCTTGCTTGATCATCTCAGCTGGATCGACGCCATTAGTGTGATCATGTTGGGCCTTGTATACGTAGATGGCTTTGGAGAAGCATTCAAGGTTGGCCTCATTGTCAAGAGTGGACAAAGAGAGAACTTCCGAAGGTGTGGCTTTGGATGGCTTCACAAGCTCAACTTCCTCCtttacaaccaaaaattcagtAGTGTTGAGTTGAGGAGACATGGcaataataatattgaaatGTTTAGATGAAATTAGAAATAAGCTTAAGAAGTATAATATCCAATATGGGCTATATATTGTGGTAGTGAATTATGATCAATGGTAGAGAGTAGTGATTAAGTAGAAGTGATGATTTCGAATATGGGGAATTATCTCTcttatttatactatatatataatatatcatcaGCTGCTTTCCCTACTAGTGCAAATGTGCGTGTCTTCTAACTTTGCATGGTTGGTGGGTGGGTCTGCTTAGTTTGGCGTGCTATATATCTTCATTTTTGACTTGACCAATATACTCAtatgtttatattatttatcCAATTGGAGtgtaaagtttttaaaaattatattttgctgGTCAAGAATGGTTGGACCATGGAACATTATAACATATATGGTTAATTATACATAGGGCTATATTGGCCTATTAGATGCTGTAATTTCTGGGAAAGTGCATGGCTTCTAACTTGAatcttgaataaaaaaaaaattgaatccaCGTCATTATTATAATTCCACACTAACCATCTCCGTACTTAACGTTCTGACAAAACAAGGTAACGACATACAAATATCTAACAGCTCTTTGCCGGCGC from Cannabis sativa cultivar Pink pepper isolate KNU-18-1 chromosome 2, ASM2916894v1, whole genome shotgun sequence encodes:
- the LOC115720415 gene encoding spermidine coumaroyl-CoA acyltransferase-like produces the protein MSPQLNTTEFLVVKEEVELVKPSKATPSEVLSLSTLDNEANLECFSKAIYVYKAQHDHTNGVDPAEMIKQAVSDALVYYYPLAGRLKRLDHDGRLQLTCDATGVPYLVATANCRLSSLNYLDDIDFEMAKNLVFPSPTSDCPFVLQVTRFSCGGFTIGFGISHMVSDGFGAAQIFKALAELSKGKELSVKPVWERERLVGTPIKEFLKLSMCHPATSPYMPSSDIVDEIFYLKSDTMKRLKDEIISGGSPSNVTTFEILAAFVWKARLRALELNHDGKTCLYFATGLRKLIDPPLPEGYYGNAFLTSAVELTGRELEDKSLSEIVNMIKEKKKDVLDNNYIRKSIDICETKLANRDNPKIKATGALMALTDWRNLGLVSDEFGSGWNVENVTSLPWDCFGSVDLCTFLPAPKSDPSLKGGVGILVSLPRLAMPRFKQEIDSLN